One Antedon mediterranea chromosome 1, ecAntMedi1.1, whole genome shotgun sequence genomic window, GTTATGTTTCAGGTGTTATGTCTCTATTGCGTCCACTTCTGCTGGACGTTGTGCCCACCATTCAACAGACGGCAGCACTAGCATTGGGTAGGTTAGCTAACTATAATGATGACCTAGCAGAGGCCGTAGTAAAAGGCGACATCCTGCCACAGCTTGTGTACTCATTAGCTGAACAGAATGTAAGTAAAATCATCTTTTTATGGCTGTTTTTGACACCCTCCTATTGTTACTTAATTACATTTACATCATGATTTTTAGAAGTTTTaaaccaaaatatttcttattttacaGAGATTTTACAAAAAAGCAGCAGCATTTGTGCTCAGAGCAGTGGCTAAGCACTCGCCCCAGCTAGCCCAGTCAGTTGTGGACTGTGGTGCCTTAGATGCATTGGTTATATGCCTTGAAGAGTTTGATCCTGGTGTCAAAGAAGCTGCCTCATGGGCTTTAGGCTACATTGCCAGGCACAATGCAGGTACATGCACTTACCGTTTGACCAAGTTATAAGTACATAACTTGTGATGAATAGGAACTAGTTGTACTATATGTCATGTCAATTCAGAATTATTGTCTGAATGTGAAGACATGCTTCCTCTCTTAATCCATTGACACAGTTTTAGTTAATTCTATGTATTTATTCAGGTGACCAATACAACAATGCGTAGGTCAAATCGTAAGCTctctattttttataattatgacCAAAAAGCTAAATATTACTCTATCGCTACTCAAACATCATGTcatttgaaatttttttgtGTATAATTTTTGAATTGTGATTTATTGTAAATAAGACTTCTATTTTTGTACAGTGCTTTAATCTCTGAGAAAAgaactatatattataaatcacaataataataataataataactgggccctctaaaaagataactgggccctctgggaaaccagtctttgactgaaaaggttgcccagtataaataaaatatttcaatcaatgaTAATAAAGTCAATATAGAAAATCCTTAATTCTTCCCTGTAGAACTTGCACAATCTGTAGTGGATGCCGGTGCTGTGCCTCTTCTTGTGTTATGCATCCAGGAACCAGAGCTGTCTCTAAAACGCATTGCAGCATCTGCACTCAGTGACATCTCCAAACACTCACCAGAACTAGCACAGACAGTTGTGGATGCTGGTGCTATCGCTCACTTGGCACAAATGATCCTAAATCCTGATGCAAAGCTCAAGGTATCtatttggtgtttttaaataatataatatattattgaaaaAGCCTTTTGAATAACCACACTAAAGAAAGGGCTTTTTCTAAGGAACTCTACTATACTGTCCTAAAAATGAtttatctataaataaataattgtgccTTTTCTACAAAGCCTATCTATTACAataagataaaaaaatgtttttaatgcccagattttttttattcatttatcatCATCGTCCCTTACAGTATCATGTAGaatataaataatcataaagttGTTATGTCTTTGTAGCGACAAGTCTTCTCAGCCCTCAGCCAGATCTCAAAACATTCGGTAGACTTAGCCGAGATGGTGGTTGAAGCTGAAATCTTCCCCGCTGTGCTAACTTGCCTTAAAGATCGCGATGAGTATGTGTGCAAGAATGTGGCTACTCTGATCCGCGAGATTGCCAAGCATACGCCAGAGTTGTCGCAATTGATTGTGAATGCAGGTGGCGTTGCAGCGGTGGTTGACTATATCGGTGATTGCAAAGGCAACGTTCGTCTTCCTGGTGTTATGATGCTGGGGTACGTTGCAGCCCATTCCGAAAATCTTGCTATGGCAGTTATAGTGTCAaaggtaacatttattttttatttttggcacgttgccaaggataaccatttGTTATTTCATTCTCTGTCCTCTAAGTTGGCACAAGTTCACAGGACAAACATATATACAAGATTTCTACATAACAAGTCTTTAGGAGTGTCATATGAAGTTTGTTAGTGTATTAGTGATAGTGTaatcatattttactttttcaGGGTGTAACTCAACTTGCAATAACACTAGCTGAGGAACCTGAAGATCACATTCAGGCAGCAGCTGCCTGGGCCTTGGGACAGATCGGCAGACATACCCCAGAACATGCTAAGGCTGTTGCTGTTGCTAATGTACTACCTAGGCTTCTTCAGTGCTACCTCAAACATGATGCTTCAGAAGACCTACAAACTAAGGTACAGTATAATGATTAATGTTAAAACATGGATAATTCTCTATGgttaaaataaatgtgatgatgacatcatcaatttGTCTTTTGGATATgtgataaattaaaaagtttttttttacaatctGTAGGCTAAGAAAGCCCTGAAAAACATACTCCAGAAATGCGTGCATCTGCCTGCTCTTGAGCCACTTCTGCACGACGCCCCACCAAACATTCTCAAACACGTCGTCGGCCAATTCAGCAAGGTTCTGCCACACGACACCAAAGCTCGCCGATTGTTTGTCACCAGTGGTGGCTTGAAGAAAGTACAAGAAATCAAATCCGAACCTGGAAGCGCCCTCGCTGAGTACATTAACACAATAAATAACTGCTACCCTGAAGAGATTGTTCGGTAAGAGAAAGTttgttttagttgttttttagttgttaagtaaagctctgtgtacactatcaaactagtttgacaaaaaaatgtatgttcccaaatatggtagtgatatgcccaaatatggtagtcatcaTGTTCATAAATGAGCAcagcacattttttgtcacataaagtttgatagtgtagacagagcttaagagaatatttgttagtttttttttattagtacaGTACATCTGAATGCGTTTAGTATACTgtattatgaaatttaattattttttttgtcttcGTTGCTTAGGTACTATTCTCCAGGATATTCAGAACAGCTTCTAGACCGAGTTGAGCATTATCAACCTGTTGCCTAGCAACATATACAAACACCCAGTAACACCAAACCttgtaaaaataactttttatgTATTAACGATTTcaatgattgaaaataaataagataatctatgtaaacattgtgtatatattttatttttccaacacttttaattaaaaataagaatGTATTTAATGGTTAGAGGCTAGTTATGTACTGTATACCCTAATGTTGTTCAAATATTAAAAACGGCAACAAATatgtttcataaaataaatatttttttcaataaagacCTATCAAATTATGTTTCGAGACATGATGGTCataagttatttattttgaaaaaaaaagttatttttttgtaaacatttacaCTATATTCAACATGCCTTACCTTAGgcagttttaaatttattttcaaatagttCAGGAAAATTCACAAAGTACCTGTCTGTAGAATGGAAAAGAGATGTGGTAGGCATTATTATTGACAATATGGTTGTTTttattggtaaaaataaatttggaaatctggttttgggagagttgtAGACTCAATTCAATAATATGTATTCTGTAATTTACTGATTGTCATAAAGTTTGTTTCATGAATAAATTGTTTATGAATGTGCACTTGTTCAGTGTGTCccttaaaaaaattgaaatgtatGAATGTGCACTTGTTCAGTGTGTCCCTTAAAAAATCAAGTTTATGCATGTGCACTTGTTCAGTGTGTCCCTTAAAAAATCAAGTTTATGCATGTGCACTTGTTCAGTGTGTCCcttaaaaaaaat contains:
- the LOC140040585 gene encoding sperm-associated antigen 6 is translated as MSSRQILQVFEQYQKSRTTFVQTVAELASRPQNIETLQNAGVMSLLRPLLLDVVPTIQQTAALALGRLANYNDDLAEAVVKGDILPQLVYSLAEQNRFYKKAAAFVLRAVAKHSPQLAQSVVDCGALDALVICLEEFDPGVKEAASWALGYIARHNAELAQSVVDAGAVPLLVLCIQEPELSLKRIAASALSDISKHSPELAQTVVDAGAIAHLAQMILNPDAKLKRQVFSALSQISKHSVDLAEMVVEAEIFPAVLTCLKDRDEYVCKNVATLIREIAKHTPELSQLIVNAGGVAAVVDYIGDCKGNVRLPGVMMLGYVAAHSENLAMAVIVSKGVTQLAITLAEEPEDHIQAAAAWALGQIGRHTPEHAKAVAVANVLPRLLQCYLKHDASEDLQTKAKKALKNILQKCVHLPALEPLLHDAPPNILKHVVGQFSKVLPHDTKARRLFVTSGGLKKVQEIKSEPGSALAEYINTINNCYPEEIVRYYSPGYSEQLLDRVEHYQPVA